Proteins encoded together in one Rhizobium bangladeshense window:
- a CDS encoding bifunctional diguanylate cyclase/phosphodiesterase → MLSSLGDSKQLRRVLKNTRVSFLVSSFVALVVIMVGFALDQTNTAAHVRELHIRTENETNLLRARVKAEINMSLTMVRDLANLTSVSNTANREETERQIRWLLIQNPAFIHIAIAPSFVVADVYPQPPNGGRIGRDVREILFAHQAMTAEPRDQLARFYGPISVDGREAFAIFFPVFVKENGQRRIWGAVEVAVDRKIFYEATGLMPARDRENQERYPNLDHLSIAVRDIGPTAGKAGPSAPFFGPAGIDDKDPIRREISFAGGKWELSAVPKDGWNAIPENRTELRLIVIAAGCIIIVPIFLATLLLGERNRNIAELETREAKLLELSQRLNLALESSNIGIWELQDHSSGLLWDARAAALHGKPAEEGSRPLDEWLAAILPVDRELAEVHFFSCSIAGAACTAQYRIMLADGGIRHLRSVGALYRDAGGGGKTIGIVWDVTADAEATDALRKARDVSEVKNAELELALEELSSREVQLAELSSRLDLALNSYQCGIWEARPDRGGSIWNERMYELYGLQPRNGFMTEETWLSRIHPEDRGLALESARHFKRNGDTHTLVCRVLVEDGSVRYVRSVGKVYQTAAGEMKIMGIAFDATEDMLMTIRLKAAKDEAVAKNIELELAKNRIEHNSLHDPLTALANRRKLDIALETLSHDGRRQRQKFAILHIDLDRFKDINDTLGHAAGDAMLVHASKVLARNVRGSDLVARIGGDEFVILAGDVGDKEMAELATRIIEEMRQPIDFEGFSCRCGVSIGVALANGIHVDARKVLINADIALYRAKTTGRNRFDFFNHDLQADIINTKRTADEILAGIDNGEFTAWYQPQFSARTMELTGVEALVRWKHPSKGWLAPDKFLRIADEINVVQTLDRIVLETALRDKMRLTALGIAVPKVSVNVSARRLHDGSLLESLADLNIRPGELSFELVESIFLDESEDVVSHNLARIKALGIDIEIDDFGTGHTSIVSLLKLKPKRLKIDRQLVQPIVGASQERALVRSIIDIARSLGVETVAEGVETAAHAALLRDLGCDMLQGYAFSPALSFDDFAAEAAGSGWRLAS, encoded by the coding sequence TTGCTATCCAGCCTCGGCGACAGCAAGCAGTTGCGGCGCGTTTTGAAGAATACCCGCGTCTCGTTTCTGGTTTCTTCGTTTGTCGCCCTTGTCGTCATCATGGTCGGCTTCGCGCTCGATCAGACCAATACTGCCGCTCATGTGCGCGAACTTCATATCCGCACCGAGAACGAGACGAACCTGTTGCGCGCCAGGGTGAAGGCAGAGATCAACATGAGCCTCACCATGGTCCGCGATCTCGCGAACCTGACTTCCGTCAGCAATACCGCAAACCGGGAGGAGACGGAGCGCCAGATCAGGTGGCTGCTGATCCAGAACCCGGCTTTCATCCATATCGCCATCGCGCCTAGCTTCGTCGTCGCCGATGTCTATCCGCAGCCCCCGAACGGCGGGCGGATCGGCCGCGATGTGCGGGAGATCCTTTTCGCACACCAGGCGATGACGGCTGAGCCACGCGACCAGCTGGCGCGTTTCTATGGTCCGATCAGCGTCGACGGTCGGGAGGCCTTCGCCATCTTCTTTCCGGTTTTCGTCAAGGAAAACGGCCAGCGGCGTATCTGGGGCGCGGTGGAGGTCGCCGTCGACCGGAAGATCTTTTACGAGGCGACCGGGCTGATGCCGGCGCGCGACCGCGAAAACCAGGAGCGCTATCCCAATCTCGATCATCTTTCGATTGCGGTGCGGGATATCGGCCCGACGGCCGGCAAGGCCGGTCCTTCGGCGCCGTTCTTCGGTCCTGCCGGCATTGACGACAAGGATCCGATCCGCCGGGAGATCAGCTTCGCCGGCGGCAAATGGGAGCTCTCCGCCGTCCCGAAAGATGGCTGGAATGCGATACCGGAAAATCGGACGGAGCTGCGGCTGATCGTCATTGCCGCCGGGTGCATCATCATCGTCCCGATCTTCCTCGCTACGCTGCTGCTCGGCGAGCGCAACCGCAACATTGCCGAACTGGAGACGCGAGAAGCGAAGCTCCTGGAGCTGTCGCAGCGGCTCAATCTGGCGCTCGAATCCTCCAATATCGGCATCTGGGAGCTGCAGGATCATTCGAGCGGCCTCCTTTGGGACGCCCGCGCCGCCGCGCTGCACGGAAAGCCGGCGGAGGAAGGAAGCCGGCCGCTCGACGAATGGCTGGCGGCGATCCTGCCGGTGGATCGCGAGCTCGCGGAGGTGCATTTCTTCAGCTGCAGCATTGCGGGCGCCGCCTGCACGGCGCAGTACCGCATCATGCTCGCCGACGGCGGCATCCGGCATCTGCGCTCGGTCGGCGCCCTCTACCGGGATGCGGGCGGCGGCGGCAAGACGATCGGCATCGTCTGGGACGTGACCGCCGACGCGGAGGCCACCGACGCGCTGCGCAAGGCCAGGGATGTCAGCGAGGTCAAGAATGCCGAACTGGAACTGGCGCTCGAAGAGCTTTCGAGCCGTGAGGTCCAGCTCGCCGAGCTTTCGAGCCGACTGGACCTTGCGCTCAATTCCTATCAGTGCGGCATATGGGAGGCGCGGCCCGACCGCGGCGGCTCGATCTGGAACGAGCGAATGTACGAGCTCTACGGGCTTCAGCCGCGCAATGGCTTCATGACCGAGGAGACCTGGCTGTCCCGCATCCACCCCGAGGATCGCGGGCTGGCGCTCGAAAGCGCGCGTCACTTCAAACGAAACGGCGATACGCACACCCTCGTCTGCCGCGTTCTCGTTGAAGACGGTTCGGTGCGCTATGTGCGCTCGGTCGGCAAGGTCTACCAGACGGCCGCCGGCGAGATGAAGATCATGGGCATCGCCTTCGACGCCACCGAGGACATGCTGATGACGATCCGGCTGAAGGCGGCCAAGGACGAGGCCGTCGCCAAGAATATCGAACTCGAACTTGCCAAAAACAGGATCGAGCACAATTCGCTGCACGATCCGCTGACCGCTCTCGCCAACCGCCGCAAGCTCGATATCGCGCTCGAAACCCTCAGCCATGACGGGCGGCGGCAGCGGCAGAAATTCGCGATCCTGCACATCGACCTCGATCGCTTCAAGGATATCAACGACACGCTCGGTCATGCCGCCGGCGATGCGATGCTGGTGCATGCCTCGAAGGTACTTGCCAGGAATGTCCGCGGCAGCGACCTCGTGGCGCGCATTGGCGGCGACGAATTCGTCATCCTCGCCGGCGATGTCGGCGACAAGGAAATGGCGGAGCTTGCGACGCGGATCATCGAGGAGATGCGCCAGCCGATCGATTTCGAGGGCTTTTCCTGCCGCTGCGGCGTGTCGATCGGCGTGGCGCTCGCCAACGGCATTCATGTCGATGCGCGCAAGGTTCTGATCAACGCCGATATCGCGCTCTACCGCGCAAAGACCACGGGCCGCAATCGCTTCGACTTCTTCAATCACGATCTTCAGGCAGATATCATCAACACCAAGCGCACGGCCGACGAGATCCTTGCCGGCATTGACAATGGCGAATTCACCGCGTGGTATCAGCCGCAATTCTCGGCCCGGACGATGGAGCTGACCGGCGTGGAGGCGCTGGTGCGCTGGAAGCATCCTTCCAAGGGGTGGCTCGCGCCCGACAAGTTCCTGCGCATCGCCGACGAGATCAACGTCGTGCAGACGCTCGACCGGATCGTGCTGGAAACGGCGCTGCGCGACAAGATGCGCTTGACGGCGCTGGGCATTGCCGTTCCCAAGGTCTCGGTCAATGTCTCGGCCCGGCGGCTGCACGACGGCAGCCTCCTGGAATCGCTCGCCGACCTCAATATCCGTCCCGGCGAACTCTCCTTCGAACTGGTGGAATCGATCTTCCTCGACGAGAGCGAGGACGTCGTCTCGCACAATCTCGCACGCATCAAGGCGCTCGGCATCGATATCGAGATCGATGATTTCGGCACCGGCCACACCTCGATCGTCAGCCTGTTGAAGCTGAAACCGAAGCGGCTGAAGATCGACCGCCAGCTGGTGCAGCCGATCGTCGGCGCTTCGCAGGAACGCGCGCTGGTTCGCTCGATCATCGACATCGCCCGCTCACTCGGTGTCGAGACGGTGGCCGAAGGAGTGGAGACGGCTGCGCACGCCGCATTGTTGCGCGACCTCGGCTGCGACATGCTGCAGGGCTACGCCTTCTCGCCGGCGCTCTCCTTCGACGATTTCGCCGCCGAGGCGGCCGGAAGCGGGTGGCGGCTGGCTTCGTGA
- a CDS encoding DUF1344 domain-containing protein, with product MRFVVATLLATASFLSPMSGFAESADVEATIKKVDTANLVLTLDDGKTYQAPEEFNFDGLEAGVKVIVFYTEVDGKRVINDLDIVK from the coding sequence ATGCGTTTCGTCGTCGCCACGCTTTTGGCCACAGCAAGTTTCCTGTCGCCGATGAGCGGTTTTGCCGAGAGCGCCGATGTCGAGGCGACGATCAAGAAGGTCGACACGGCCAACCTCGTGCTGACGCTCGACGACGGCAAGACCTATCAGGCGCCAGAGGAATTCAATTTCGACGGCCTCGAAGCCGGCGTGAAGGTCATCGTCTTCTATACCGAGGTGGACGGCAAGCGCGTCATCAACGATCTCGATATCGTCAAGTAG
- the aroC gene encoding chorismate synthase codes for MSHNTFGHLFRVTTWGESHGPALGCVVDGCPPGLRFTLAELQVWLDKRKPGQSRFVTQRREDDLVKVLSGVMLDPDGETMTTTGTPISMLIENTDQRSKDYGEIARQYRPGHADYTYDLKYGIRDYRGGGRSSARETAARVAAGGIARLVVPGVTVRGALVQIGKHRIDRSNWDWDQVGQNPFFSPDAAIVPVWEEYLDGIRKAGSSIGAVIEVIAEGVPAGLGAPIYSKLDQDIASLLMSINAVKGVEIGNGFTAAETSGEDNADEMRMGNEGTPIFLSNNAGGILGGISTGQPIVARFAVKPTSSILTERQSIDADGKNVDVRTKGRHDPCVGIRAVPIGEAMVACAIADHYLRDRGQTGRLK; via the coding sequence ATGTCGCACAATACATTCGGTCACCTCTTCCGCGTAACCACCTGGGGCGAAAGCCATGGTCCGGCGCTCGGCTGCGTCGTGGACGGCTGCCCTCCGGGCCTGCGCTTTACGCTTGCCGAGCTGCAGGTCTGGCTCGACAAGCGCAAGCCCGGACAATCCCGCTTCGTCACGCAGCGGCGCGAGGACGATCTGGTGAAGGTGCTGTCCGGCGTCATGCTCGATCCCGACGGCGAGACGATGACGACCACCGGCACGCCGATCTCCATGCTGATCGAGAACACCGACCAGCGTTCCAAGGATTATGGCGAGATCGCCCGGCAATACCGTCCCGGCCATGCCGACTATACCTATGACCTCAAATACGGCATTCGCGACTATCGCGGCGGCGGCCGCTCCTCGGCGCGCGAGACCGCAGCCCGGGTTGCGGCAGGCGGCATCGCCCGCCTCGTCGTGCCGGGTGTTACGGTGCGCGGCGCACTGGTGCAGATCGGCAAGCACAGGATCGACCGCAGCAACTGGGACTGGGACCAGGTCGGGCAGAACCCCTTCTTCTCGCCGGATGCGGCGATCGTGCCGGTCTGGGAGGAATATCTCGACGGCATCCGCAAGGCCGGCTCCTCGATCGGTGCTGTTATCGAAGTGATCGCCGAAGGCGTGCCCGCCGGCCTCGGCGCGCCGATCTATTCCAAGCTCGATCAGGACATCGCCTCGCTGCTGATGTCGATCAATGCCGTTAAAGGCGTGGAGATCGGCAATGGTTTTACCGCCGCCGAAACCTCAGGCGAAGACAATGCCGATGAAATGCGCATGGGCAATGAAGGCACGCCGATCTTCCTTTCCAACAATGCCGGCGGTATTCTGGGCGGGATCTCGACCGGACAGCCGATCGTCGCGCGTTTCGCGGTCAAGCCGACCTCCTCGATCCTGACCGAACGCCAGTCGATCGATGCCGATGGCAAGAATGTCGATGTGCGCACCAAGGGCCGGCATGACCCCTGCGTCGGCATTCGCGCCGTGCCGATCGGCGAGGCGATGGTCGCCTGCGCCATTGCCGATCATTATCTTCGCGACCGCGGCCAGACCGGCCGTCTGAAATAG
- a CDS encoding histidine phosphatase family protein, translating into MLIYVIRHGQTDWNAERRLQGQKDVPMNATGLEQARQNGIALAEILGERVSEFDFVASPLGRTRATMEIMRAAMGLPPLAYRTDPRLVEISFGDWEGSTLKELRATQAERVAERNASKWDFIPPGDDAESYEILSWRTGAWLRSVDRPTVCVTHGGVIRTLFQAIADLPKSTAAEGGIPQDRIVRIDTSERTIVWLQASSAA; encoded by the coding sequence GTGCTCATCTACGTGATCAGACACGGTCAGACCGACTGGAATGCCGAGCGCCGCCTGCAGGGCCAGAAAGACGTCCCGATGAATGCCACGGGCCTGGAACAGGCCCGGCAGAACGGCATCGCGTTGGCCGAGATTCTCGGCGAGAGGGTCAGCGAATTCGATTTCGTTGCAAGCCCGCTCGGGCGCACGCGCGCAACGATGGAAATCATGCGCGCCGCCATGGGCCTGCCGCCGCTTGCCTATCGCACCGATCCGAGGCTGGTGGAGATTTCCTTCGGCGACTGGGAGGGTTCGACTCTCAAGGAGCTGAGGGCGACCCAGGCCGAGCGAGTGGCGGAACGCAATGCCTCCAAATGGGATTTCATCCCGCCGGGAGACGATGCCGAAAGTTACGAAATCCTCTCCTGGCGCACCGGCGCATGGCTGCGCTCCGTCGATCGTCCGACCGTCTGCGTCACCCATGGCGGCGTCATCCGTACGCTGTTCCAGGCAATTGCCGACCTGCCGAAGAGCACTGCCGCGGAAGGCGGGATCCCACAGGACCGGATCGTCAGGATCGATACGAGCGAGCGGACGATTGTCTGGCTGCAGGCATCATCCGCCGCTTAG